Below is a window of Allomuricauda ruestringensis DSM 13258 DNA.
GTTGCATAGACCCTTGCAAAATTGGATGTCTGCCACGTTGCCACAACACCATAAAAAGCAAGTGCAAGTCCCCCCAAAAGCCCGAACCACCAAGGTTTATCCTCTCGCAACCATAGCCAAATGAGATAACCGCCCCCTATTTCGCAAAGCCCTGCAAGAATGAAAACAGGGATCGATCTAATCACTTCCATTACAGTCCGAGTTCTGATTGGACAAAGTCTTTGGCACCTTCCGGTCCAGTCAGTTCCAACCAAGCTTCGCTTTTGTCCCCACTGATGGAAAGGCCAAAAATGAAAAAAGTACAGCACGCCCTTTCTGTTTTAATGAACTCGGAGAGTTGGTCAAGTACCTTGTCGGTACCCGGAAACTGGAAAGCGTAGCCATCTTCCAATTCTTTTTTAATGAGCACTTGTTCCTTCAAGTCCTTCAGTACGGTTTCCTTTCGTTGAAGGAGTTCGGGTGTGGTCAGTTTACAGGAAAGATCGTTCGTTCTGTTCTTTGCTTTGATTTTTTTCATGTCGATTGATTTATTTTCCCTGTCGGCAATTGCCGATGGATTTAGGGCCGATGTTTTTTCTGTATTGTTGCAACCTACCAAAGTCAGGGTCGCTGAAAGCAGTAGCAAGGGTATTCGTTTCATTCCTATTTTTTTTAAGTTATCTTTTCAAAGATAGACCGTGGAGAATGGTCAACGATCAAACGAAATGTGAATTTTATCTTTAGAATAATATGCAAATTGGCCAGTTGTCCAAGAAAACAGGGTGGAAAAGACGAATGGACAGAACCTCCAAAAACGGATTTTTTCAGCCACAGCCAATTTTGTCTCAGAAGTTTGTTTTTCAAATAATTGCCAACGTTTTTGCTATGCTCAATTTTTTCTGGCAATGGTGGTGGTATACTTTGTCCGTCTTTTCCAGTTAACTACAA
It encodes the following:
- a CDS encoding YnfA family protein; its protein translation is MEVIRSIPVFILAGLCEIGGGYLIWLWLREDKPWWFGLLGGLALAFYGVVATWQTSNFARVYATYGGIFIVMSILWSMKFDNYTPDKYDIVGALIALLGVCIIYYAPRN